The DNA segment gatgatttatcgagtttattaaaaaaaaagattacCTCTAATCTTGAATCAAGTAATGACATACTTCTAATAGGGCATAGCACAGAAATCAACAATGCCAGaagaatcattattaatatttttagtatCTTTAGAAAGACGGCTAATTTCATAATTTTACCACAGAATGAAGATATAGAGCGTGGCAATGTTGAAACCGACTTTAAACAGATTGTAAAACCTATTTTCGTGTCAATTATAGATATTGATCCAGTTTTAGAGACAACGGCTTGTTCATTTATGAATATGTTGATTACTTATATGTCTCATTTACCCAATAACATTTCATCGAATGCGCTCGTTGACtacaatttattttgtagtTACTCAATAACTTTATTTTCAACAGCactatttgatttaaatttgCCAAACAGAAAGAGGGAAGTATTCTTGGATATTGTCAACAAATTAATGGAGTTAAAGAATTCGGTGTTGAAATTAGCTGGAAAAGCTGGTCGCTTAGAAAGGATCATACCGGTGGAAAAAAATACTTTTGTGTCATTGACCAGTACATTAAACAGAGGTTTGTTTGTATCTCTTCATACAAATAAATCGAATATTCAGTCACTGCTAACAAAAACATTTTCACATTTCACAGACAGTATAAACTTTTATAAAAGCTCAATCGGAGAGATAactgaaaatgaatttggAAATATAGATTTCATTCGAGCAATGTCAAAGGGTACTTATGTTTTATCCGGGTCTGTTGCATTTCAACGTAAATGTAGAaccaatattttgaaatatattactAAGCCTGATATGGTTTTGTACGATTGTTTCCACACCATTTTCAACAGATGGTTGCATATTTCAAAAGCTGTCACACTGTCTAGATCGGACATTGCCGACTTCAGAAGTTGTGCTGGTTTATTAGCAACAGCTTCTGGTACTCTTCTGACTATGGTCGAAGACGATCAGTATAATTCTTCTATATCAGTCGAGATCAAAACAGATATATCTAGAAAAGTCAACTATTTTATAGGAAAACAATGTCAATGGTTAAATAATGAGCATTTGTTGACAAGAGAAAATTCAAGAGACATTTTATCATCGGAATTACATCCATTGTCATTCAAACTTTTATTTCATAAtctgaagaaaaaaatggtTGAAATAAAGGATGTAGATTTATCTAATGATAAAGCAGATTATTATTTCATAATTTTGGAACAAATTAGTATTATCATCAGAACAATTTTACACCAACCATATAGCAAAGATCTACTATTCTTGTTTTCTATGGAAATCATAAACTTTATTGATGATTTAGTTATTCTGGTCGAAAAAATTTCACACAAATCTTTAAGATATAGGAAGGGAATCATTTACTTGTCAAAAATGTTTAAAGCCATTGAAGATGCGGAGGAATGTTTGGCAATAAAGGGGCATTATGCTTTAAAAAATAGGTGGTTAAAGGTTCTAATTTTTTGGTTTCAATATTCAATCTCGAAAGAGCTggattttgataatttgtCAAAACCTCATCGTGATATGAACTTACCTAAACGTGATGAAGATATGTTATATTTAGATACATCTATTGAGTCTTCAAAGGCAATTGCATATTTAACAAATGGTATTCTTCTAGAAGCTGCATATTCTGCTTCGAAGGAAGAGTATAGACGTTCAATTGGTTTCGAGTTTAGAAATTATTTTGGTATTTTGTTAAAAGgtattgaaaaaacaattgatattaaaaattgtcCAATTTCCCTGAAACATAAAATCAACactttaaatgaaaatttaagtATATCCTTGCAAAACTTATCAAAGGCAAATATTGAACCAGCTCTACAATATACCTTGCATATGGGTTATTCTgaaaatatagatattaGGAAATCGTTCTTAAATGTATTCATTAATGTTGTAAAGAATTATCCTTCGCACGTTTCATCCcaacaaaaagaaaaaaatgagGCTACTGAAAGtatattaacatttttaattgaaaatgttcAAATTGTGTCTTATTCTATCGATTTATGTGAGCCTTCTGAGATGGACGGATTTGCCGTGAGTATGTTAACTACTTTTGAATCTAGAAACGCAGGACACATAATAGTATCTCAACTTATTAAGgaagaaattcaaaaagcACCAAGATCAATGGATATACTGAGAAGAAATAGTATAGCAACAAGGTCTTTATccatattttcaaaagcaAAAGGACGCGAATTTCTAATTGCACTAATTTCTCCTATACTTGATGAATTGATTGAAAGTAAGGATTGTTTTGAAATAGAGAAATTATCAATAGATGACAAAAATACTAAAACacaaatattgatattcaaaaagtacttggtgaaatttttaaactCAATGAAGTCTTCGATGAATATCTTTCCACCCGAGTTATTGTATATTTGCCAAATGATATATGAAGAGGTTTCTAAAAGGTTCCCTGAATCTGCTTTAGTTGCGGTGGGTTCCTTTGTCTTTTTGAGATTTATTTGTCCTGCATTAGTGAGTCCAGAAACAGAGGACATATCAAGTCATATGGATGCTCCGGTTAAACGTTCTCTAGTTCAATTAgcaaaaattattcaaaatctGGCGAACAGCTTAGATTCAACATCTAAATTCACAATTTTACAATCTGAACAAGACTTTTTGATCAAATGcaacaaagaaatattcAGTAACCTAAAAGAATTATCTAATTTAGACAGAAacattgatattaaatGGTATAGGGAATCACAGAATAACGATGTGAAActaaattttgattttttccATAGATTTTACTATGATCATTGTTTACAACTACGAGGACTTCTCCTTTCAAATTTACACTCACTTGACGATATAAAACTCTTAAAGCATAGCCTTTTCCTAAGTGACAGAGTATTAGGAGTACTTGGACAACCAAATTGGCAGGCTACTATAGAAATTcctaaatttattaaagataacATGGAAAAATATAGCCAGTTGTATGAATTTGTCAGTAGAACCGCCATAAAAGCGTCTACGGATAACACTAATTTAAACAGTAAATACGTTTATGAACTCATGTCAACAGATGGCAATCCTGTTTTAGCattagattttaaaaaatataagcAGGAAGGTGCTTCTGCTGATTTATTAGCCTATCGGACTATCCAAGTATACTCAAGATTCTGGACAAGTaaacattatattttattaaatctttCTGAGTATGATCACACTGATGAAATTACCTATAgtgttatatttttgttgttaAAACTAATTCCAGAAGAAGCATATCAAACTTGTTTTGGTGTTTATAATCTAAATGCGACAAAATCATTTATACAATTTTggaataataatgaaataatagAGAATAGGTACGTGACATTCAAGTGTCCTTatcattttgtaaataCTATCAATGATGAACAATTGATTAGTGATTTGGGTTTTAGACAACAGATCCTCtatttaattgatgatATGCGTGTTTTACTCAATGATATCGAATTATATGATGTTGATAGTAAATCTATGATACCTGTGACCATGAGTTTGGGTAATAGGTATTTCCAAATATTAAGGGAAGAAGAAATGGACTTCAAGCCAAGTGGGGATGCTACAATTATGAGAGTAAAGACAAATCaagtttttgaaatatcagATGTACGGAACGTATCAGTTTCTTACTCTCAGGCTAgtttaaatgaatttacTATCAATCTTATCAATGAAGAAATTCTAACACTAACTAGTCCGAAATACTtggaaattattaaaatgttttcattttcaattgcaaAAAGTGAAGATGATGtagttattgaaaatttatcGACATCTTCAAGAAAGGAGAATGGTCTCACTTCgtttgaatttaatttagAAACTATATCTCATATTTTTGTGGTTGCCATTGTCGGTCTATTTAGCGAAGACAATGAGgttaaaaataatgcatATAACTTATTAGCTGAAACACAAATTGCATTTAAATTAGATTTTGGTGTCAACTTAAGATTTTCAAGGGAGCTTTACGTTCCAGATGATTGTAGTATGTTTGTTAAACAAATAACACAAGCTTTGTCTGTTTCTTCTCCCGAATTGACAGGTTACACTGTCAAGATGGTGGTGGATGCGTTGGAAAATGAAGTTTTTAAACCGGATAGAGTTCCTCAACTTTTAAGTTGTTTAAACTATTGGATACCTAATCTCTACGAATATGTTTATTTAGCGGACGAGGAAAATGGACCAGAAGCATTttcttatttaattaaagttTTAATAAGGCTAACATTGGCTGATTCAGGTTTTACGTCAATTTACTTACAACAAATCTGGAATGTTTTGTCTTTGGAAAATCCCTTGACAAGCATTATAGTTGAGGAAGTCATAAATTATGCTTTAGATCGTGATTCTGAAAATGGAGATTGGGCATGTGCACTTCCATTGATAGCGAGCATGTCAACGGTTGATATTACAGCATATATAGTGAGAAAGCTGATGGATTTATTAGAGTCATTTTTGCCTTCATTTCATTTGGATGTGTCTACTCACAGTTGGAGTGAACTTACTATCCTGGTACGAATTGCGATACcgttattttttgaatctCCTTTACTGGCTCAGATGTTCCTCCCCgatatattattcattatatcACTATTAATTGATCAAGGTCCAAAATCAATAAGAGGTTACTTCCATGAACTATTGATGAATGTTTGCCATTCTTTAGCAATAAATGAATCCTTATCGGAGTCAAACAGAAGAGCCCTAGATAATATATGTTCTGTTTTTTCACAACAGAAAGGCAAATTTACTCTTGGATTCCGTCACGAGATTAGTATTTTACCTCAAAATCTAAGCAATTTGTCATTTgccaataaatttaatattctaGAGCATTTCATAACGAATATTCTTCTGACCATGGAAAATGCGGATGAAGCGGAAGCTGCATATTGGAAAACCaaatataagaaatatttgatggattctattttcaataacagATCATATCTATCAGCACGTTCGATGATGATTTTAGGTATTATAGGGAAATACGATACTTCTGAAATGTTATGTAAAAATATGTTAACAGAAACACTAGAAGCTATTTCTTCAACTGATTTCAACGAGGAGAATATGTTTTTAGTTACAGCACATATTTTTACGTATACGAAAGTTGTTCAAGGTTTAGATCCATCACTGGATATAATGAACAGAATATTTTGGTATGGTACCACTTTGGTTGAATCCCAATATCCAATACTGTTTGAGGGAGGGTTATTTTTGATTGGGAATTGTTTGAAAAGATTATACatgtatatttttgaatctgGAAACAGTTCAGTGCCattgaaaagaattttACTTGAAAGTAGGAATTTTGCAGTTGATCTATTTTCAGAATTTGACAGGGCATGTGATATTACTTGGACTGAAGATAGTTTCCCACTGGTGCTAATATCTATTTTACTGAGAGGTCTTTCGGTGCCTTTTATGAAGCCTAAAGTTATTGAGAGTTTAGAACAGTTCTTGAGGAATGCGTATTTTGAGAGCAGAACTAAACCTGAAGTAACTGATTATTTGCCGTATATGTTTTTGATGTATCTTTTATCTCCAGGTGAACAATTTGCTACTATTTTAGACACcattgaatttgaagatgaaataaTTTGTATTGACGAGAACTTAAAAATCCCAAAAAAACTACTTGATTGGTTAGCTTCGGATAGCAtatattctaatatttctttatatCAAGCTGCTGCATTGTTTAATAGTAATGTGTCAGATGAATCGACAAAATACAGGTTTACCATTATCACtaaacatttattaaatattaatccCTATTGTGTTTTTAAGTATTATACACTAACTCGTTCTGAACTAAGAAAGGTCTCTATATGGGAAAATGATGTTAATGTGGTGAAGgtttcttttgaaattattacaGAATTGGTTcaatttgatgaatttgatgaCTTGAACaagtattttttgaattccCAAGAAAGTATCAAAAGGCACGGACTTTCAGCTGTAGCAGATGTTCGTCCTTTGACCGTTAATAACACTGGCGGTAATCCAACGGCAGCTGAACAAGAAGGATATCATTATACATTCATGCGAAGACGTAAATTCATGGCTAGGTTGCTGACTCGTCTAATTTATGCAAACTAAATCTAGagattgatatatattatctagttttatttcatgacaatttattatatcttaTATATTACAGTTTAATTATATGTTATAGATTTTATTATGCATTACAAAACACCACTGCTTATTTTGAGCTGTCTTATCTTTATAGTATGAAATCGTAATAGTAAATATTACTTTGAGAAGTTATTTTTATGTAACCTTTCAAATTCCTTCTTATCAGacttatatattaacaTAGTTGTTTTTGCATCTTCAACTGAGGAATGTTGTCCATCTTGGACAtctattttaaataattcttttgctaatttctttaaactTGGTGCTTTCccttttgaatatttctGTCTGAATGGAAGATGTCTAGAGGTATCTCTAATCATTGATTTTGGATGTGAGATAAATAAAGCCTCTAAATCATGCTTAACAGCGTGGCCAACTAATATTCTTCCATCTAGAATCTcaaatacttttttttgAGCAAGCTCGAAAGGGATTGCATTCCGCATGTGCTCAGGTTTTATGCCACTTACCCATGTTCTCCAGTCTGTTACAGGTTCTCTTTGTTGAACAAATGCATCAAATAACACATGACCATAATAGTTTACTAATGAAACTCTTGCTAAAGCAGATTCCTTGCCTTCTGGACCAATTCCGACAAACTCACAGTCTATGGCAATATATTTACCTATACTTGATGCTCGTGTGTCAGAGatatcttcttttaatttttcatctaatACTGTGTTAACTTCTGTTTCTACTTTGAATTGGAACTGGGTACCATTTTTCTTATGTTCTTTGGATTTATCGATTTCTTCATTCATTGCATACACCATATCCATAATCTTACTACCTTTCCTTTTCTTATTGCCCTCAATTTTCCAAGAAGGTTTAATAACCTTCTTCTGTTTCTTTACAATCACTTTCTTAGTCTTTTGTAGTTCCAACCAGTTTGAAGATAATGCCattgtaataaaaatatttgtgCTTGAATATTCTTGATCAATATACTATTAAAAGCTCTTAAAATTATACAATCCTTCCGAGTCACAGTAACAGTCGCCTCCAGTGATCTTTATTAAAAGCCTTTTaacatatattattgacTTTACAATAAAGTAtagtaaatttttatatgaaTTGATTTTGCGATGAGCTTTGTATCATGCAACTAAAATTTTCTTGCAGCTGGATTCGGAAAGAACTCAAAACTGGAATTTAAGAacaatgtaaatattaCATAAAATCACAAAGATAAAAAACGATGGATTCAAACATGTCGTATATGTTACTGGTATAGTGAATTCTGAAATAGAacatattgataaattacaGTTAAATTCATAATTGGGTTCAGTACAGTTTAATAAGGAGtgatttgattatttaGTTGActacaaaattatttccaACCTCTGAAAACTGTCGAACCTTTTTTAAGAGATAACGCTATTTGAGTTTTTTTTGTAACAAATAGGTAGCATTGAATATTGAAACaatctttattaaattataaatgaCGATATAATGGATACTATTTCATCTATAAACAAGTTAAGATCGCAATTCCTTCAGATCGCTTCCGAAAAGGATCAGTTTAGAAGGATTATAAAACCATATACAACAGATGCTGAAGCTGATTTTAATGACCTGGATCCAAAAATCAAGGAAATGTACACATCTCTTAATGGCAATAATGTACTTGTCAATTTATCATCACCTCCGATCTCAAAAGCATTCATCGACAGCTATCAGTCAGTGAGTTATCGAAGAGTTAGAACAAGAAGTAACACAAAATTGAAGGATAAAACACGAGAATATGTAGATGGTATTATAAATGAGGAAAGTAATAGCAACCCAGATAATAATATGGCTGGCATAAGTAACATAGGCAACGAAACTAtcagtaataataaaaattttacaattctATCCCATTCAACAACGGAAGATGGGAATGTTAAATCGAGTAATGATGGTACAATAAACAATCTATCACCTATTTATAATAACACTTCAACTTCTGTTAGAACTTTAAAATCTGATCTTACATCTTTGAATGAAGAAGCTACAACGAAAATTGCAAGAAAATCTACATTGCGTTTAGCTAGGCTTTTTATAGGTAAGAAAGATGGTAGTGAAACAAGTCAAAACGATATTATGAACACAGAAAATTTAAACCAGACAACTGGTACAGAATCAAGGCATAGTGATAAACCTAGAAAAGGCAGTACCAGCCATAATCTACATCAATATAAATCTAGTATTTTCGATATGAATTTTGACTATGATGAGAACCAAGATGAGGaggatgaagaagatgacgatgatgatgatgatggaATAACAGATAGTGTTGCACATGctaaatttttcagaatGAATAACCCTTCATATAACaaaattgatgatgaattgaaacaaGGATATGATAGTAATGGCAGCATCAGTACAGTTCCTACTGATGGAAATTTGGGTCATAATAATCCTATAATATCTACTACAAATCATATTTCTAAAAGAATTTCTCATTTTCCACAAAATGTTATGACGAGAGGTAATAACTCTTCTGATGTTAAAAGTAATTCTTCAAAGttagataaaaataacacTTCGAAAACTGCTAAAAAAGGAGATGAGACTGGTTTCGTCGAAGGCAGTAGCATAACTGACGATAGTTCTATTCCTATTCTTAAAAATTCTGATCtagatgatgataatgatttatCTGATATTGATTcttatttaaatgaacaaGATTTAGCAAATATTGCTATGGGCAATACAGATGACCaatcattaatttcaaGAAATTCGTATAAGTACAATTCTGAAGTAGACATAACCAAGTCAGATAGCAATATTGACCGACCAAAAAATGTGCCTGATGACACTTATCTTACTAAGAGTGAACTTCCAGACGATGACCAATCGTCGTATGGTAAATCTTTACTATTTTCTGATTATAGTACAGATGCATTTGGAGATAATAGAGAAGCTATGACAAAcattaattcatttagGAGTTCCAATATGGTGCCAAACATTAGAAGTTTATCATATGACGATTATAGATTACTTCATGCTCCTGATGATTCCGCTCTTGATTTTTCTCTGGGTAGGgcaatttcaaatatgtcagatattaaattacaCTATTCTAATGATATACGTGATGGAGATGTTGTCAGGGATTTTGGTTCTAAAAGTGTTTCCAGTAGACATTCGTCGATTACTTCAATGCTCTCAAAGCAGCCTAGCAATGTGGGTATTGGGAAATCTGagaataaaatttatagCAGACCTTTTAGAAAAGTGTTCAAAGATGTTGATATAActgaaagaagaattaaaagGGATGCAAGCGATATCACTGCTTCCACACTCTCTAAAAGTTCTCTTACTAGTAGGCGTGGTTCtgttataaataatatattgagtTTTGAGAAAGACACTAATTTTCATCCACAAACACCAAGGGACTCAGCATTGTCTCAAATATTTAAGAAAAAACAGGAAAAAACTAAAGATTTTTTGGAatcattgaaatatttttctttcgTATGTGGGAAAGGGCTACCTAGTagtgaaaattttaaacttaaaatatatattcaaactTCTCAACAATATAAAAGGAGCCCCTTTGAGGTGTTTGTTAAGACAACTGCTACTGTATTCGAGGTTATTggatttatattatatctCTATTCCACTGAATTAAAACCTAAAGTGTTTCCAGAGGAGAAACTACCTCTAACCTTTATACAGGATCCTAATAACTTTTCTCTTCATATAGTTGATGAGGACGGTGATCCTCTGGAAGATAACTTTGGTAAATTATCaagaacaaaaataataaatacgATTTCAGATAATGAAGTTGTTTTGTGCCCAtgtgatgaaaatgaaaaggcagcaaatgaatttgaaactCCTCTACCATATAACTTAGAAAATAAGTCATCTATTAGTTCTTTGAATGAGGCAAGTATAGTTTCGACAAAGACGCATTCGAATGAAAACAcgataaatcaattaagTTATTATACCCCCATTGTTGGAAATAGTTctaatttaaaagaatctGATTCATCaaacaaattgaatattaaagtatatttatatccaaatataaatcctaaatttaattttacaataATTGTAGTTTCCGTTACGTCAAACATCAATGATATACTGGTTAAATATTGCAGAATGAAAAACATGGATCCGAACTTATATATGCTAAAAATTCCGTCAAAGAATTTGATTCTTGATCTTAATGATACTGTGTTAAGACTTGATGGTAACCATGCAgttgaaattatttcaaaacGTGAGGCCCGTGAGCTACGCCTAGAGAAAATAAAAccaaatatgaaaaaaCCAGTATTGCCAACTATACAAAGTAACGATTTAACACCACTAACATTGGATCAACAAAATGCTTACTTAAAACCAGATTCGCCAGTCGAAAAGGTTGGTGAAAAAAGTACAGTTTTATCTAAAAAGTCTCATAAATTTAAGAAGTCttctaaatataaattgagTTTATCTAAGCAAAATGGAGATTCTAATCTACTGTCGCGCTCTGGAAGCTTTACAGGCGGTAAGAATTTCTTTAAGTCTTCAAATTCCTCAAAATCATCACTCCATGGGTCTCTTCCATACTTCCAAGGTGGAAAATCAGGGCCTGATCTTGATGACTATGCTGGAGAAGCTGAGGGACATTATCAAGACTTAGTGTCTGGTGCATATCATAAATATAGAGTATGGAGAAGACAACAAATGTCACTAATAACCAAACATGAAAGAACATTAGCTCTTGATGgtgattttatttatattatccCACCAGATAGACACACACACTGGCATGAAAATATCAAGACAAAGTCAATTCATATTAGTCAAGTGATAGCCGTTAAAAGATCAAACAGGATAccagaatattttaaaatttatgcACAGAGAGGAAATGAAGACataaaaagatattattttgagGCTGTATCTGATGAAGAATGTAATGAAATTGTTTCAAGAATTCAAAATCTAATGGGTGCATACCGTATGAAtcacaaaaaataataactttgtgaaaaaaaatatgttaatAGTTATAAGTTTTTtgcaaataaatttaaaaaaaagatgaagTTTAATTACGGATTCTTATTTTTAGAATATAACTTTAAATATGTAAATATGTTTGAAAAGAATGGtaaaatgatatataatattctcCAGAGTGTATCTGTCGTCAGACtttgatgatttatttaaatagtGCATCATTTGATAATGGGTCGGCAgctaatatattttctctgtttttaattttcttttcaacaGCAGCGTCAGATCTTGATTTAGCTTCTTTGGCAGCttgttgttttatttgTGCCCTTACAACGTTTGGTGATACgtattgtttattttcataGATTTTTGGACCACCGAAAGAACCTTCTAAAATTAAGATAACAGTCATGACGAATCTTGGACCGATTTCAACTAAAgataattcttcttcatcttcatatTCTTGGCTATTTCTTGCTGTGTGTGAGATTTCATATGTTCTGACCCAAATCTTATTATCGACGATACTGAATGACATGATATGGTCAATGAAAGGCTTCACCTTTCTGGCAGTAGGTGGAACACCAAAATTATgcattaataattctttgaTTAATTTGAAATGTGGAGAGGAGTCAAATCTATGATCAAAGGATAAAACTGGACGAGAACCTTTTAAACAATTACCAGTGAAATTCAGTTCATTCATAgtattcaaattttgtATGAAGAATTTAATAGTTGGACCATTTGGAGGCTTGGATAACCATAGATATAAATCTTGATGTTTTCTAGCTtcaaagaataaaatattgttaCAATTATATAGCTCAGCAATTTCATTCAATTGTTGTAGATCTTTCTTCGTGTCTAGTTTTGGTTCTTTTCTAGAATGAGGTAGTAATGCATTTAAGTCTTGGATTAAGTGACGATGTCTGAAGTTCACACCTCTACTGGATATCAACAACGTGCGCTGTTTATTCATGAAATGTTTATCAAAGGCACCTTTCTTTTCTGTGGCATTTTTATTCTTGTTACCTGACAAGGCTTTGTAAATTGACGACATCTTGAGGGGGAAGGGAAGCTGCGGATCGTTAACTGCTCTGTAATCACCGACTGACCTTACTGTTAACAATGAATGCTGATGCTATCCACTCACAACATACATTAAATCAATAATCtgattcatttaaatatgtaGTTT comes from the Tetrapisispora phaffii CBS 4417 chromosome 1, complete genome genome and includes:
- the REX4 gene encoding putative 3'-5' exonuclease (similar to Saccharomyces cerevisiae REX4 (YOL080C); ancestral locus Anc_3.125), encoding MALSSNWLELQKTKKVIVKKQKKVIKPSWKIEGNKKRKGSKIMDMVYAMNEEIDKSKEHKKNGTQFQFKVETEVNTVLDEKLKEDISDTRASSIGKYIAIDCEFVGIGPEGKESALARVSLVNYYGHVLFDAFVQQREPVTDWRTWVSGIKPEHMRNAIPFELAQKKVFEILDGRILVGHAVKHDLEALFISHPKSMIRDTSRHLPFRQKYSKGKAPSLKKLAKELFKIDVQDGQHSSVEDAKTTMLIYKSDKKEFERLHKNNFSK
- the BRX1 gene encoding ribosome biogenesis protein BRX1 (similar to Saccharomyces cerevisiae BRX1 (YOL077C); ancestral locus Anc_3.129); its protein translation is MSSIYKALSGNKNKNATEKKGAFDKHFMNKQRTLLISSRGVNFRHRHLIQDLNALLPHSRKEPKLDTKKDLQQLNEIAELYNCNNILFFEARKHQDLYLWLSKPPNGPTIKFFIQNLNTMNELNFTGNCLKGSRPVLSFDHRFDSSPHFKLIKELLMHNFGVPPTARKVKPFIDHIMSFSIVDNKIWVRTYEISHTARNSQEYEDEEELSLVEIGPRFVMTVILILEGSFGGPKIYENKQYVSPNVVRAQIKQQAAKEAKSRSDAAVEKKIKNRENILAADPLSNDALFK
- the AVO1 gene encoding Avo1p (similar to Saccharomyces cerevisiae AVO1 (YOL078W); ancestral locus Anc_3.126); its protein translation is MDTISSINKLRSQFLQIASEKDQFRRIIKPYTTDAEADFNDLDPKIKEMYTSLNGNNVLVNLSSPPISKAFIDSYQSVSYRRVRTRSNTKLKDKTREYVDGIINEESNSNPDNNMAGISNIGNETISNNKNFTILSHSTTEDGNVKSSNDGTINNLSPIYNNTSTSVRTLKSDLTSLNEEATTKIARKSTLRLARLFIGKKDGSETSQNDIMNTENLNQTTGTESRHSDKPRKGSTSHNLHQYKSSIFDMNFDYDENQDEEDEEDDDDDDDGITDSVAHAKFFRMNNPSYNKIDDELKQGYDSNGSISTVPTDGNLGHNNPIISTTNHISKRISHFPQNVMTRGNNSSDVKSNSSKLDKNNTSKTAKKGDETGFVEGSSITDDSSIPILKNSDLDDDNDLSDIDSYLNEQDLANIAMGNTDDQSLISRNSYKYNSEVDITKSDSNIDRPKNVPDDTYLTKSELPDDDQSSYGKSLLFSDYSTDAFGDNREAMTNINSFRSSNMVPNIRSLSYDDYRLLHAPDDSALDFSLGRAISNMSDIKLHYSNDIRDGDVVRDFGSKSVSSRHSSITSMLSKQPSNVGIGKSENKIYSRPFRKVFKDVDITERRIKRDASDITASTLSKSSLTSRRGSVINNILSFEKDTNFHPQTPRDSALSQIFKKKQEKTKDFLESLKYFSFVCGKGLPSSENFKLKIYIQTSQQYKRSPFEVFVKTTATVFEVIGFILYLYSTELKPKVFPEEKLPLTFIQDPNNFSLHIVDEDGDPLEDNFGKLSRTKIINTISDNEVVLCPCDENEKAANEFETPLPYNLENKSSISSLNEASIVSTKTHSNENTINQLSYYTPIVGNSSNLKESDSSNKLNIKVYLYPNINPKFNFTIIVVSVTSNINDILVKYCRMKNMDPNLYMLKIPSKNLILDLNDTVLRLDGNHAVEIISKREARELRLEKIKPNMKKPVLPTIQSNDLTPLTLDQQNAYLKPDSPVEKVGEKSTVLSKKSHKFKKSSKYKLSLSKQNGDSNLLSRSGSFTGGKNFFKSSNSSKSSLHGSLPYFQGGKSGPDLDDYAGEAEGHYQDLVSGAYHKYRVWRRQQMSLITKHERTLALDGDFIYIIPPDRHTHWHENIKTKSIHISQVIAVKRSNRIPEYFKIYAQRGNEDIKRYYFEAVSDEECNEIVSRIQNLMGAYRMNHKK